One Candidatus Delongbacteria bacterium genomic window carries:
- a CDS encoding FliA/WhiG family RNA polymerase sigma factor: MAIKADHLWDAWAKNRNEEGKKNLLVAYMPLVKQVASRMKMSLPHSVHLDDLIGSGIMGLINSVENFNPELGFKFETYAVPRIRGAILDGLRDYDWVPRSIRAKEKLLESTVVKMEAELGRIPTDDEIAGKLDISVSEYYKLLDDVSATTLLSFDRPFTGDQGQASSLYDLVEDMHNDSPLDLIERKEIKKTLIQLINKLPEQEKLVIALYYYEELTLKEIGKVLDISESRVSQIHTKIILSMKNRIRQMLTV; encoded by the coding sequence ATGGCAATCAAAGCCGATCACTTGTGGGACGCCTGGGCGAAGAACCGCAACGAGGAAGGCAAGAAGAACCTGCTGGTGGCCTACATGCCCCTGGTCAAGCAGGTGGCCAGCCGCATGAAGATGTCGCTGCCTCATTCCGTTCATCTGGATGATCTGATCGGATCGGGCATCATGGGCCTGATCAATTCGGTCGAGAACTTCAATCCCGAGCTGGGCTTCAAGTTCGAAACCTATGCGGTGCCGCGAATCCGGGGCGCGATCCTCGACGGTCTGCGCGACTACGACTGGGTGCCGCGCTCGATCCGGGCCAAGGAAAAGCTGCTTGAGTCCACGGTGGTCAAGATGGAAGCCGAGTTGGGGCGCATCCCCACCGACGACGAGATCGCCGGCAAACTGGATATCAGTGTCAGCGAGTACTACAAGTTGCTGGATGACGTGAGCGCCACCACCCTGCTGTCCTTCGACCGTCCCTTCACCGGGGATCAGGGTCAGGCGTCCAGCCTCTACGATCTGGTGGAGGACATGCACAATGACTCGCCCCTCGACCTGATCGAGCGCAAGGAGATCAAGAAGACCCTGATCCAGCTGATCAACAAGCTGCCCGAGCAGGAGAAACTGGTGATCGCGCTGTATTACTACGAGGAACTGACGCTCAAGGAGATCGGCAAGGTGCTGGACATCTCGGAAAGCCGGGTCAGCCAGATCCATACCAAGATCATCCTCAGCATGAAGAACCGCATCCGCCAGATGCTGACGGTGTAG
- a CDS encoding HDOD domain-containing protein, translating into MSIPETEKRIQTIIQGILELPSLPTVVAKIVELVDNPKTNARTLARLISSDPALTARILKLANSAYYGFPRRIGTINLAIVVLGFNSVRDLAVSASIVDRLNLDPTSQRFDMSRFWDHSLGVAIAARMLLKLGSARVVGEAFVAGLLHDIGRLVIVRYMPREFGEISALVESEGLELWEAERQVLKMDHAQIGGLLCRYWHLPENLCEAINWHHNPMGQEKPELLTALVHVADQLVRHCEGPDNPEGGSQILLDDLTNMLGMRRNEDGEVDLDWYAERYQEESQKAETFRGLVQGREIPGEDE; encoded by the coding sequence ATGAGCATTCCCGAAACCGAAAAGCGCATCCAGACCATCATCCAGGGCATCCTCGAGCTGCCCTCGCTTCCGACTGTGGTGGCGAAGATCGTCGAGCTGGTGGACAACCCCAAGACCAACGCGCGCACCCTGGCGCGCCTGATTTCCTCGGACCCCGCCCTCACCGCACGGATTCTCAAGCTGGCCAACAGTGCCTACTACGGCTTTCCCCGCCGCATCGGCACGATCAATCTGGCCATCGTCGTGCTGGGCTTCAATTCGGTGCGCGACCTGGCCGTAAGCGCCAGCATCGTCGATCGACTGAATCTTGATCCAACCAGTCAACGCTTCGACATGTCGCGCTTCTGGGACCACAGCCTGGGTGTGGCGATCGCGGCCCGCATGCTGCTCAAGCTGGGCAGCGCACGCGTGGTGGGCGAAGCTTTCGTGGCGGGCTTGCTGCATGACATCGGGCGTCTGGTGATCGTGCGCTACATGCCCCGGGAATTCGGCGAGATCTCGGCCCTGGTCGAGAGCGAAGGCCTTGAACTCTGGGAAGCCGAACGCCAGGTACTGAAGATGGATCACGCCCAGATCGGTGGACTGCTGTGTCGCTACTGGCACCTGCCCGAGAACCTCTGCGAAGCGATCAACTGGCATCACAATCCGATGGGTCAGGAGAAACCCGAACTGCTGACAGCCCTGGTGCACGTGGCCGACCAGCTGGTGCGTCACTGCGAAGGCCCCGACAATCCGGAAGGCGGCAGCCAGATCCTGTTGGATGACCTCACCAACATGCTGGGCATGCGCCGCAACGAGGACGGCGAAGTGGATCTGGACTGGTATGCGGAACGCTACCAGGAAGAATCCCAGAAGGCCGAAACCTTCAGGGGGCTGGTCCAGGGCCGCGAGATTCCCGGGGAAGACGAATGA